The DNA sequence CTGTTTAGACTTTTTGCTCCTAAAAGGGAAGGAAAAAGTTTCTCTCTTCCGTCAACAAAAATTCTCACCCTTCTTCCCCCGGCTTGTGGAGATATCAGAAGGTCAGGAAGGTTCATTTAAGGTTGCACTTTATTTATGCCCATCTACTTATTTAATTTTAAGCGGATATATACATTAACACTCGCCTTCTCTGAAAAATTACCCACTTCTGACGAATAAAAATCCAAAGCGGTAAAGCAAAGCCAGATTTTTTGAAGTTTTACGCCAAGAACCGACCGTTTTTTTGCAACGTTAGAAAACTGCAATTTCTCCGCTGTAGACCTACCTGTGCCAACTCCCACCAGCGACCGATATCTAGCTAAAAGTAACAACACCAAGGAGACTTTATGGCATCACTCTTGCACAATCTTTTTAATTCTGGACAATTTATCCCGCACGGACACTGCTACCTGTGGAAAACAGGGCTGGTTTGGCTGCATATTCTGTCAGATAGTTTAATCGCCCTGGCTTATTATTCAATTCCGCTGCTGTTGGTTTACATTGTCCGCAAGCGAGGCGATTTGCCCTTTGATTGGGTATTTCTGTTATTTGGCAGCTTCATCATCGCTTGTGGGACGAGTCATGTTTTGGAAATCTGGACTCTATGGCACCCGATGTATTGGCTGTCAGGGTTGGTGAAAGCTGTAGCAGCTGTGGTTTCTGTGGCGACAGGTATCGTATTGGTGTCATTGATTCCTAACATCCTAGCACTGCCCAGTCCCGCTCAGATCGAGGAAGCCAACCGCCGACTGAAATCAGAAATTGAAGAACGTCAGCAGATAGAGGCGCAGCTGCGAAGTCAAGAATACTGGCTGAATACCCTGATTGATGCAGTTCCGGACGTGGTGAATATGAAAGACGGTGAAGGACGCTGGCTGATCTCGAATCAAGAAGGACTGAAGCTTTTTCAGCTTGAAGGCGTCGATTATCAGGGTAAGACAGACGCAGAACTAGAAGAATATACAGAATTTTATCAGGAAGCTCTTTTTGGTTGTCAAGAATCCGATGAAAGAGCGTGGCGTGCAGAAACCATTAGCCATCACGAAGAAGAGCTTTTATTACCTGATGGTTCAACGAAGAAGTTTGATGTTGCTAAGGTGCCCCTATTTAACCCAGATGGCACCCGTAAAGGGATCGTAGTCGTGGCAAGCGATATCACTGAACACAAGCAAATAGAGACCGCATTGCGGGAAAGCGAAGCAAAAAATCGCGCCTTCATCCAAGCGCTTCCGGATATGTTGTTTCGGATTGGCAGTGATGGGATTTTTATGGACTTTCAATCGCCTAGAGAAGATGCTCTAGCGATGCCTCCCAGTCACTTTTTGGGGAAAAGCGTGTGGGAGGTGTTACCTGCCGAGTTGGCTGAAGCTACCATGTACAACGTATCCAAAGCGATCGCTTCCGGTGAAACACAGCTCTACGAGTATCAAATGACTTCCCTAGACGGCAACCAGCACGATTATGAGGCTCGGTATGCGCGTAGCTTAGAATCAGAAGCTTTGGTAATAGTACGCGATATTAGCGATCGCAAGCAGGCAGAAATCGCTTTACAAAAATCGGAAGCGCAATTAAGAGAACAGACCCTTCATCTAGAAAAAACCTTATGTAAGTTGAAACAAACCCAATCTCAATTGATTCAAAGCGAAAAAATGTCTAGCTTGGGTCAATTGGTTGCCGGTGTTGCTCACGAAATTAATAATCCCATTAACTTTATCTACGGTAATTTGATTCACACTTGCCAATACAGCGAAGAACTCCTGCACCTACTTCACCTGTATCAGCAACACTATTCTCAACCTGTTCCCGAAATTGCAGCAGTCGTGGAGAACCTTGACTTGGATTTTCTCCAGGAAGACTTACCCAAAATGCTGTCCTCAATGAAGGTAGGGACGAACCGCATCCGCCAAATTGTCTTATCGTTACGAAACTTCTCGCGCTTGGATGAGGCGGAGGTGAAGGCGGTTGATCTCCACGAAGGCATTGACAGTACGCTGCTGATCTTGCAAAACCGGCTGAAAGGGAAACTGGGACGCCCAGCGATTGAAATTATTAAAGAGTATGGCAATCTGCCCCCCATTGAGTGTCATGCGAGGCAACTGAATCAAGTATTTATAAATATCATCACCAATGCAATTGATGCCCTAGAAGAGGCAGAGACGCACAGACGCAGAAGTGCAGAGGAGAATTTGGTACACTCTCGCCAGCAGCTTTGTTCCCCAGCACCCCTGCCTTGGATTCGGATTCGCACTGAAGTTCAAGACAATCATCAGGTCGTGGTTCGGATTTCTGATAATGGTCTCGGGATGACGGAGGAGGTACACCAAAAGCTTTTTGACCCCTTCTTTACAACTAAACCTGTTGGCAGCGGCACAGGTTTGGGGTTATCTATCAGTTATCAGATTGTGGTCGAAAAACACGGCGGCAGCTTGAAATGCATTTCCGCACCGAGACAGGGGGCGGAGTTCGCGATCGCGATTCCAATTCGGCAGCAACATCAGCAAACGGCTGCGGTCAGTGACGGAAATTCTGCCGCTGTTTCGGGATAACTTCTGCCTCCTTTAGTACCAGAAGCTTTTGTTCCTTTCGGGTACGGAAAGCCGTTCGCTAGCGTGCGGCTCACCCCCAGCGATCGCGTGTTACAGTCTTGACTAGAGGCAACGCAACAGAAGCATTAGGGGGTTTAGATGTACGACATGGACAAGCGAAAGTTGTTGTCGGTACTATCTCATGGCTCGATCTTTTTTAGCACGACACTGGTATCTATCGGGATACCCATCGCGATGTTATTTGTATCCGATGATCCAGTTGTGAAAGACAATGCCAAAGAAGCAATCAACTTTCACTTCAATGTTTGGTTCTATGGAGCGATTATTGCCTTCTTAACTTTTATCACTCTTGGTTTATTGGGCTTTATCCTCGGACCTATCGGGTTTATCGTTCATTGGGCACTAACGATTCTGGCAATTACTCACTGTTTGGGTAATCCCGATCAACCCTACCGCTATCCCTTCACCTTTCGCCTGCTTTAAAAAAGGCAAAAGTTTGGTAGGGGCTTTTTTGATTGCCATGCCCCTACAGATGTATGGATGTGGGTTGATTAATCATAGAATTCCCCAATAAAAACCCGTCTTCTCAAAGAAAACGGGTTTATCCATATTTTTAAATATTTGTCAATATCGCGATTGATTTGACAAGGAACAAAGTGCGATCGCTTCCGGTTCACCAATCCAGAGCGATGTGCGATCGCTAGCAAAATTCTAGAGCCTCAAGAGGTTAAAATCCTAATCTGACCCGATCAAACTCCTCTCTACTGTACCGATGGCAGAAACTTTATTCTTCAACGCCCTCCGCGCAGCCATAGACGAAGAAATGGCCCGCGACTCAGCCGTATTTGTCCTTGGTGAAGATGTCGGTCACTATGGCGGCTCATACAAAGTCACCAGAGAGCTGTACAAAAAGTATGGTGACTTGCGCGTACTCGACACCCCCATTGCCGAAAACAGCTTCACCGGCATGGCAGTAGGTGCTGCAATGACAGGTCTCAGACCGATTATTGAAGGCATGAACATGGGCTTTTTGCTTCTTGCCTTCAACCAAATTTCTAACAACGCTGGAATGCTGCGCTATACCTCCGGCGGCAACTTCAAAATTCCGATGGTGATTCGGGGACCCGGTGGCGTCGGTCGTCAATTGGGTGCCGAACACTCTCAGCGCCTAGAAGCTTATTTTCAAGCAGTACCGGGTTTAAAAATTGTCGCTTGCTCCACACCTTACAACGCCAAAGGATTGTTAAAGGCTGCCATCCGCGATGATAATCCAGTTTTATTCTTTGAACACGTTCTCCTCTACAACTTGAAAGAAGATTTACCAGAGGAAGAATATGTGCTGCCCTTAGATAAGGCAGAAGTCGTGCGGCAAGGCAAAGATGTCACGATCCTGACTTATTCGCGGATGCGTCACCATGTCATGCAAGCGGCAAAACAGATGGAAAAAGAAGGTTTCGATCCGGAAGTGATTGACCTAATTTCCCTCAAGCCGCTGGATTTCGATACCATCGGCGCTTCCGTCCGGAAAACCCACCGGGTGATTATCGTAGAAGAATGCATGAAAACCGGCGGAATTGCGGCAGAATTGACAGCTTCAATTAACGATCGGCTATTTGATGAGCTAGATGCGCCCGTCCTGCGGCTATCTTCCCAGGATATCCCCACTCCTTATAACGGAACTCTGGAGCGGTTGACGATTGTTCAACCAGAGCAAATTGTGGAAGCTGTGCAAAAGATGATGGCACTCCAAGTGTAATCATCCATTAGTCCTTAGTCCCTAGTCTGAGTCAATTACTCATGACGAATGACTAATGACTAATGCCCGCTGACAATCAATCCGGATCGACCAGCCCAAAAGGGATTATCATAGCATTTGTTTGAGCGGGTCGTGGTATGCAGAGACAGCGTTCTTTATTAGCCTTAATTCTGGTTCTGGTGATTGCTTCTATCACCGTGCTTGCCAGGATTCCAATTCGGCTGGGATTAGACCTTCAAGGGGGATCGCAACTGACGCTTCAGGTGAAACCCACTGAAGGCAAAGAAATCACACGAGAAGATTTAGAAGCAGTTCAGAAAGTCGTAGAGAACCGGATTAACGGTCTTGGGGTGTCTGAAGCCATCGTGCAAACGGTTGGACAAGACCAGATTTTGGTGCAGCTGCCGGGGGTGAGCGACCCAGAGCAAGCGGAACGGGTGCTAGGTGGCACCGCTCAATTGGATTTTCGCGAACAAAAGCCGGGTTCGGAAACCCAGTTGCAAATTGAACAACAGCTGCGACGGGAATTAAAAGCCAAGCAGGAGGAGTTGAGAAAGACGAAAGATGAAGCCGCGATCGCGAAAAATCAGGAAGCTCTCCAGCGGAGTAACCAAGCGATCGCAGCTTTGTTTGAGCGCACCAACCCCCCACTTACAGGGAAAAACCTCACAGGAGCCACTGCTCGACCTTTTCAGACGAGCGACAACTGGAGTGTCAACATTTCCTTTGATCCTGAAGGAGGCGCACGCTTTGCCCAGTTGACCAAAAATATCGCTGGGACGGGACGCACTTTGGGAATCTTCTTAGATGAAGAACTGCTCAGCGCCGCTACCGTTGAAGTGAAGTATGCCCAAGAAGGCATCAGCGGCGGCGGTGCCGAGATTACAGGCAACTTTAGCTTAGAAGAAGCCAACGAGCTAGTCGTCCAGCTACGAGGCGGTGCCCTACCCTACCCAGTG is a window from the Coleofasciculus sp. FACHB-1120 genome containing:
- a CDS encoding PAS domain-containing protein translates to MASLLHNLFNSGQFIPHGHCYLWKTGLVWLHILSDSLIALAYYSIPLLLVYIVRKRGDLPFDWVFLLFGSFIIACGTSHVLEIWTLWHPMYWLSGLVKAVAAVVSVATGIVLVSLIPNILALPSPAQIEEANRRLKSEIEERQQIEAQLRSQEYWLNTLIDAVPDVVNMKDGEGRWLISNQEGLKLFQLEGVDYQGKTDAELEEYTEFYQEALFGCQESDERAWRAETISHHEEELLLPDGSTKKFDVAKVPLFNPDGTRKGIVVVASDITEHKQIETALRESEAKNRAFIQALPDMLFRIGSDGIFMDFQSPREDALAMPPSHFLGKSVWEVLPAELAEATMYNVSKAIASGETQLYEYQMTSLDGNQHDYEARYARSLESEALVIVRDISDRKQAEIALQKSEAQLREQTLHLEKTLCKLKQTQSQLIQSEKMSSLGQLVAGVAHEINNPINFIYGNLIHTCQYSEELLHLLHLYQQHYSQPVPEIAAVVENLDLDFLQEDLPKMLSSMKVGTNRIRQIVLSLRNFSRLDEAEVKAVDLHEGIDSTLLILQNRLKGKLGRPAIEIIKEYGNLPPIECHARQLNQVFINIITNAIDALEEAETHRRRSAEENLVHSRQQLCSPAPLPWIRIRTEVQDNHQVVVRISDNGLGMTEEVHQKLFDPFFTTKPVGSGTGLGLSISYQIVVEKHGGSLKCISAPRQGAEFAIAIPIRQQHQQTAAVSDGNSAAVSG
- the secD gene encoding protein translocase subunit SecD; protein product: MQRQRSLLALILVLVIASITVLARIPIRLGLDLQGGSQLTLQVKPTEGKEITREDLEAVQKVVENRINGLGVSEAIVQTVGQDQILVQLPGVSDPEQAERVLGGTAQLDFREQKPGSETQLQIEQQLRRELKAKQEELRKTKDEAAIAKNQEALQRSNQAIAALFERTNPPLTGKNLTGATARPFQTSDNWSVNISFDPEGGARFAQLTKNIAGTGRTLGIFLDEELLSAATVEVKYAQEGISGGGAEITGNFSLEEANELVVQLRGGALPYPVEIIENRTVGATLGRDSIQSSIYASIGGLILVLIFIGVYYRLPGGIAGIALVIYSLLCLSAFVLLGVTLTLPGIAGFILSIGMAVDANVLIFERTREELRAGKSLYRSVESGFYRAFSSILDGNVTTLIACGFMFWLGSGLVKGFALTLAIGVLVSMFTAITCSRTLLMTAISFPELRKPQWFCPNLPASRKSEPGVGS
- a CDS encoding DUF4870 domain-containing protein; this encodes MYDMDKRKLLSVLSHGSIFFSTTLVSIGIPIAMLFVSDDPVVKDNAKEAINFHFNVWFYGAIIAFLTFITLGLLGFILGPIGFIVHWALTILAITHCLGNPDQPYRYPFTFRLL
- a CDS encoding alpha-ketoacid dehydrogenase subunit beta, which encodes MAETLFFNALRAAIDEEMARDSAVFVLGEDVGHYGGSYKVTRELYKKYGDLRVLDTPIAENSFTGMAVGAAMTGLRPIIEGMNMGFLLLAFNQISNNAGMLRYTSGGNFKIPMVIRGPGGVGRQLGAEHSQRLEAYFQAVPGLKIVACSTPYNAKGLLKAAIRDDNPVLFFEHVLLYNLKEDLPEEEYVLPLDKAEVVRQGKDVTILTYSRMRHHVMQAAKQMEKEGFDPEVIDLISLKPLDFDTIGASVRKTHRVIIVEECMKTGGIAAELTASINDRLFDELDAPVLRLSSQDIPTPYNGTLERLTIVQPEQIVEAVQKMMALQV